From a region of the Alnus glutinosa chromosome 1, dhAlnGlut1.1, whole genome shotgun sequence genome:
- the LOC133870838 gene encoding extensin-like, producing MLVLQFVVCTVKEDEFRSNSTRHPSSLPPHLTWHSPRQAFFKKLKSCVYSKFEYGFNSISPKIFFVPKSFPPFPPPSLHPTPPTATHQLPPPPVRPSPASIHRQAPTVQLRGLQRPSTVPPRLAKPNHHHRRRPIPISFSIHDDPPPSLPTVQIRRAQPSKVEANKASKKLLWYNKQLNRDFRLMVL from the exons ATGCTTGTTTTACAGTTCGTAGTTTGTACCGTAAAAGAAGATGAGTTTCGGAGTAATTCTACCCGTCATCCATCAAGTCTCCCTCCCCATCTGACGTGGCATAGTCCACGTCAggccttttttaaaaaattaaaatcctgCGTTTATTCGAAGTTCGAATACGGCTTCAATTCAATTTCtcccaaaatattttttgtccCCAAAAGCTTTCCGCCTTTCCCTCCTCCCTCCCTCCACCCCACCCCACCGACAGCCACCCACCAGCTACCACCGCCACCGGTTCGTCCATCTCCGGCCTCCATCCACCGTCAAGCTCCGACCGTACAGCTCCGAGGACTCCAACGACCATCGACCGTTCCGCCACGACTAGCCAAGCCGAATCACCACCACCGCAGACGACCCATACCCATCTCCTTCTCCATCCACGACGACCCACCTCCATCTCTTCCCACTGTACAGATCCGACGAGCCCAACCATCAAAAGTGGAG GCAAACAAAGCAAGCAAGAAGTTATTGTGGTACAACAAACAACTCAACAGGGATTTCCGTCTCATGGTCTTGTAA